Proteins from one Phyllobacterium zundukense genomic window:
- the sucD gene encoding succinate--CoA ligase subunit alpha — MSILVNKDTKVLVQGLTGKTGTFHTEQALAYYGTQMVGGIHPKKGGETWEGNLPTGSSAQLPIFATVAEGKDRTGANASVIYVPPAGAAEAILEAIEAEIPLIICITEGIPVMDMVRVKARLDRSTSRLIGPNCPGVLTPEECKIGIMPGNIFKKGSVGVVSRSGTLTYEAVFQTTNEGLGQTTAVGIGGDPVKGTEFIDVLEMFLADEATKSIIMIGEIGGSAEEDAAQFIADEAKRGRKKPMAGFIAGRTAPPGRTMGHAGAVISGGKGGAEDKIAAMEAAGIRVSPSPAQLGKTLVEVLKG, encoded by the coding sequence ATGTCTATTCTGGTCAACAAAGACACCAAGGTTCTCGTTCAGGGCCTCACCGGCAAGACCGGTACATTCCATACCGAGCAGGCCTTGGCCTATTACGGCACCCAGATGGTCGGCGGCATCCATCCGAAAAAGGGCGGCGAGACCTGGGAAGGCAATCTGCCGACCGGTTCGAGCGCGCAGCTGCCGATTTTCGCTACGGTTGCGGAAGGCAAGGATCGTACAGGCGCCAATGCGTCGGTCATCTACGTTCCGCCTGCAGGCGCAGCAGAAGCAATTCTGGAAGCCATCGAGGCAGAGATTCCTTTGATCATCTGCATCACCGAAGGTATTCCCGTCATGGACATGGTTCGCGTCAAGGCACGCCTCGACCGTTCGACCTCGCGCCTGATCGGCCCGAACTGCCCTGGCGTCCTGACGCCGGAAGAATGCAAGATCGGCATCATGCCCGGCAATATCTTCAAGAAGGGTTCGGTGGGTGTTGTATCGCGCTCAGGGACACTTACCTATGAAGCTGTGTTTCAGACGACGAACGAGGGCCTCGGCCAGACGACTGCAGTCGGTATCGGCGGCGACCCTGTGAAGGGCACCGAGTTCATCGACGTCCTGGAAATGTTCCTTGCCGACGAGGCGACCAAATCGATCATCATGATCGGTGAAATCGGCGGCTCGGCTGAAGAAGATGCAGCGCAGTTCATTGCCGACGAAGCAAAGCGTGGCCGCAAGAAGCCGATGGCTGGTTTCATTGCCGGACGTACGGCACCTCCCGGACGCACGATGGGTCATGCCGGCGCTGTCATCTCTGGCGGCAAGGGCGGCGCGGAAGACAAGATCGCAGCGATGGAAGCCGCGGGCATCCGCGTTTCACCTTCGCCGGCACAGCTTGGCAAGACATTGGTCGAAGTCCTCAAGGGCTGA
- the lpdA gene encoding dihydrolipoyl dehydrogenase, with product MAYDVVVIGTGPGGYVCAIKAAQLGLKTAVIEKRATFGGTCLNIGCIPSKALLHASEVFHEAGHSHATLGVDVGTPKLNLPAMLAHKDATVEANVNGVAFLFKKNKIDTFIGTGKILAAGKVSVTAEDGTVQEIEAKNIVIATGSDVAGIPGVNVEFDEKVIISSTGALELEKVPERLIVVGGGVIGLELGSVWSRLGSKVTVVEYLDKILGPMDGEVSRQFQRMLEKQGIDFKMSAKVTGVEKSGKGAKITFEPVKGGEAQTIEADVVLVSTGRKPYTDGVGLKEAGVAVDDRGRVAINDHWQTNIPGIYAIGDVVDGAMLAHKAEDEGIAVAEILAGQVGHVNYDAIPSVVYTQPEVASVGKTEEELKAAGIEYKAGKFPFTANGRARAMLHTDGFVKILADKASDRVLGVHILGYGAGEMIHEATVLMEFGGSSEDLARTTHAHPTMSEAVREAALATFFKPIHM from the coding sequence ATGGCATATGATGTCGTCGTCATCGGAACAGGTCCGGGTGGCTACGTCTGCGCGATCAAGGCCGCGCAGCTTGGCCTCAAGACCGCGGTGATCGAGAAGCGCGCTACTTTCGGCGGAACCTGCCTCAATATCGGCTGCATCCCGTCAAAGGCACTGTTGCACGCCTCCGAAGTGTTCCATGAGGCGGGTCATTCCCATGCCACTTTGGGTGTCGATGTCGGCACGCCAAAGCTCAATCTTCCTGCCATGCTTGCCCATAAGGATGCAACGGTCGAAGCCAACGTCAATGGCGTGGCGTTCTTGTTCAAGAAGAACAAGATCGACACGTTCATAGGCACAGGCAAGATTTTGGCAGCCGGCAAGGTTTCCGTGACCGCCGAAGACGGCACGGTTCAGGAGATTGAAGCGAAAAACATCGTCATCGCTACCGGTTCGGATGTGGCCGGCATTCCCGGCGTCAATGTCGAATTCGATGAGAAGGTGATCATATCCTCGACTGGCGCTCTGGAACTTGAAAAAGTGCCGGAACGTCTCATTGTGGTTGGTGGCGGCGTCATTGGCCTCGAGCTCGGATCGGTCTGGTCGCGTCTCGGATCGAAGGTCACAGTCGTCGAGTATCTGGACAAGATCCTCGGACCAATGGACGGTGAAGTCTCGCGCCAGTTCCAGCGCATGCTGGAAAAGCAGGGCATCGACTTCAAGATGAGCGCCAAGGTGACCGGCGTTGAAAAATCCGGAAAAGGCGCCAAGATCACGTTCGAGCCGGTCAAGGGTGGCGAAGCCCAAACCATCGAGGCCGACGTAGTGCTCGTCTCAACCGGCCGCAAACCCTATACGGACGGTGTGGGCCTGAAGGAGGCCGGCGTTGCAGTCGATGATCGCGGACGTGTCGCCATCAATGACCATTGGCAGACGAATATCCCGGGAATCTATGCCATTGGCGATGTCGTCGATGGTGCGATGCTGGCGCACAAGGCGGAGGATGAAGGCATTGCCGTTGCCGAGATCCTCGCCGGACAGGTGGGCCACGTCAATTACGATGCAATCCCGAGCGTGGTCTATACGCAGCCCGAAGTGGCGTCTGTCGGCAAGACGGAGGAAGAGCTGAAGGCGGCAGGCATCGAATACAAAGCCGGCAAATTTCCGTTCACGGCCAATGGCCGTGCCCGTGCCATGCTGCACACGGACGGTTTTGTGAAAATCCTGGCTGACAAGGCGAGCGACCGGGTGCTCGGTGTCCATATTCTGGGTTATGGTGCTGGTGAAATGATCCACGAAGCAACTGTGCTGATGGAATTTGGCGGTTCTTCAGAGGATTTGGCGCGCACGACACACGCTCACCCGACCATGTCGGAAGCCGTGCGCGAAGCCGCTCTGGCGACTTTCTTCAAGCCGATCCACATGTAG
- a CDS encoding 2-oxoglutarate dehydrogenase E1 component, with amino-acid sequence MARQEQANDLFALTSFLYGGNANYIEELHARYEQDPASVDAEWQEFFANLNDSKADVIANAKGASWEKPNWPITSNGELVSALDGNWGEVEKHITDKLKAKSANGAAATNGAAVALQVPASDSDIIHAARDSVRAIMMIRAYRMRGHLHAKLDPLGLAEVKEDYNELSPESYGFSPADYDRKIFIDNVLGLEYATIPQMLDILQRTYCSTIGVEFMHISDPVEKAWIQERIEGPDKGVAFTAEGKRAILSKLIEAEGFEQFIDVKYKGTKRFGLDGAESLIPALEQIVKRGGSMGLKEIVLGMAHRGRLNVLSQFMRKPHRAIFHEFKGGSYTPDDVEGSGDVKYHLGASSDREFDGNKVHLSLTANPSHLEIVNPVVMGKARAKQDLIAGNARDEIVPLSERAKIMPLLLHGDAAFAGQGVVAECLGLSGLRGHRVAGTVHFIINNQIGFTTNPRFSRSSPYPSDVAKMIEAPIFHVNGDDPEAVVYVAKIATEYRMTFHKPVVIDMFCYRRFGHNEGDEPAFTQPIMYKTIRSQKTTVQVYSQKLIEQELITEADLDKMRAAWRESLEQEFEAGQHYKPNKADWLDGAWSGLRTADNADEQRRGKTGLPVKTLKEIGRKLAEVPPGLNVHRTIQRFQDNRAKMIETGEGFDWATAEALAFGSLVTEGHPVRLSGQDVERGTFSQRHSVLYDQDTEKRYIPLNNLQKGQAIYEVINSMLSEEAVLGFEYGYSLSDPRALTLWEAQFGDFANGAQVIFDQFISSGERKWLRMSGLVCLLPHGYEGQGPEHSSARLERYLQLCAEDNMQVANCTTPANYFHILRRQMKRDFRKPLILMTPKSLLRHKRAVSSIGDFTGDSSFHRLLWDDAQLLKDQPIKLQKDSKIRRVVLCSGKVYYDLYEEREKRGIDDVYLLRVEQLYPFPAKALITELSRFRNAEMVWCQEEPKNMGAWAFIDPYLEWVLAHIDAKHQRVRYTGRPAAASTATGLMSKHLAQLEAFLEDALGS; translated from the coding sequence ATGGCACGTCAAGAACAGGCCAACGATCTTTTCGCTCTCACCTCATTTCTCTATGGCGGCAACGCCAATTATATCGAGGAATTGCACGCGCGTTACGAGCAGGATCCGGCATCGGTGGATGCCGAATGGCAGGAATTCTTCGCCAACCTCAACGACAGCAAGGCTGACGTCATCGCCAATGCCAAGGGCGCGTCCTGGGAGAAGCCGAACTGGCCGATTACCAGCAATGGCGAGCTCGTTTCAGCGCTCGACGGCAATTGGGGCGAAGTCGAAAAGCACATCACCGACAAGTTGAAGGCCAAGAGTGCCAACGGCGCAGCAGCGACCAATGGCGCTGCCGTTGCCCTTCAGGTGCCAGCGTCAGATTCGGATATCATCCATGCTGCCCGCGATTCCGTACGCGCAATCATGATGATCCGTGCCTATCGCATGCGTGGTCATCTGCATGCCAAACTTGACCCGCTCGGCCTTGCCGAAGTCAAGGAAGATTATAATGAGCTGTCGCCCGAGAGCTACGGGTTTTCGCCGGCCGACTACGACCGCAAGATATTCATCGACAATGTGCTGGGTCTCGAATATGCGACGATACCGCAGATGCTCGACATCCTGCAGCGCACCTACTGTTCGACTATCGGCGTCGAGTTCATGCATATTTCCGATCCGGTGGAAAAAGCCTGGATTCAGGAACGAATCGAAGGGCCGGACAAGGGCGTCGCTTTCACGGCGGAAGGCAAAAGGGCCATCCTGTCGAAGCTGATCGAGGCCGAAGGTTTCGAGCAGTTCATCGACGTCAAATACAAGGGCACCAAGCGTTTCGGCCTCGATGGCGCCGAGTCGCTCATCCCGGCGCTTGAGCAGATCGTCAAGCGCGGCGGTTCCATGGGCCTGAAGGAAATCGTTCTCGGCATGGCGCATCGCGGCCGGTTGAATGTTCTCAGCCAGTTCATGCGCAAACCGCACCGCGCGATTTTCCATGAGTTCAAGGGCGGTTCCTATACGCCGGATGACGTTGAAGGTTCCGGTGACGTGAAGTATCACCTTGGCGCCTCATCGGATCGCGAGTTCGACGGCAACAAGGTTCACCTGTCGCTTACCGCCAATCCTTCGCACCTCGAGATCGTCAATCCGGTCGTCATGGGCAAGGCGCGCGCTAAACAGGATCTCATTGCCGGGAATGCCCGCGATGAGATTGTGCCGCTGTCCGAGCGTGCCAAGATCATGCCGCTGCTTCTGCATGGCGATGCGGCGTTCGCCGGTCAAGGCGTTGTCGCCGAATGTCTCGGACTGTCAGGTCTGCGCGGCCACCGCGTTGCCGGGACCGTACATTTCATCATCAACAACCAGATCGGGTTCACCACCAATCCGCGCTTCTCTCGTTCCTCGCCCTATCCCTCGGATGTGGCGAAAATGATCGAAGCGCCGATCTTCCACGTCAATGGCGACGATCCCGAGGCCGTTGTTTACGTGGCGAAGATTGCCACCGAATATCGCATGACGTTCCATAAGCCAGTCGTCATCGACATGTTCTGTTATCGCCGGTTCGGCCACAATGAAGGTGATGAGCCCGCATTCACGCAGCCGATCATGTACAAGACGATCCGCAGTCAAAAGACGACGGTCCAGGTTTATTCCCAGAAGCTGATCGAACAAGAGCTTATCACCGAGGCGGACCTCGACAAGATGCGCGCAGCATGGCGTGAAAGTCTCGAACAGGAATTCGAAGCGGGCCAGCATTACAAACCAAACAAGGCTGATTGGCTTGACGGTGCGTGGAGCGGCCTGCGGACGGCCGACAATGCCGATGAGCAGCGGCGCGGCAAGACCGGGCTGCCGGTGAAGACCTTGAAGGAAATCGGCAGGAAGCTCGCCGAAGTTCCCCCAGGGCTCAATGTGCACCGGACCATCCAGCGTTTCCAGGATAACCGCGCCAAGATGATCGAGACCGGCGAGGGCTTCGATTGGGCGACTGCCGAAGCTTTGGCGTTCGGTTCACTGGTCACGGAAGGCCATCCGGTGCGCCTGTCTGGCCAGGATGTCGAGCGCGGCACGTTCAGCCAGCGTCATTCGGTGCTTTATGATCAGGATACCGAGAAGCGCTATATCCCGCTCAACAATCTGCAGAAGGGCCAGGCAATCTACGAAGTCATCAATTCGATGCTTTCGGAAGAGGCTGTGCTCGGCTTTGAATATGGTTATTCGCTGTCCGATCCGAGAGCGCTGACCCTGTGGGAAGCGCAGTTCGGTGATTTCGCCAATGGCGCACAGGTCATCTTCGACCAGTTCATCTCCTCGGGCGAGCGTAAGTGGCTGCGCATGTCTGGTCTTGTCTGCCTGCTGCCGCATGGCTATGAAGGTCAGGGGCCGGAACATTCCTCGGCCCGGCTCGAGCGTTATCTCCAGCTTTGCGCCGAAGATAATATGCAGGTCGCGAATTGCACGACGCCGGCTAACTACTTCCATATCCTGCGCCGTCAGATGAAACGCGATTTCCGCAAGCCGCTTATCCTGATGACACCGAAATCCTTGCTGCGTCACAAGCGTGCCGTCTCGTCGATCGGAGATTTCACGGGCGATTCATCGTTCCACCGCTTGCTGTGGGATGATGCGCAACTCCTCAAGGATCAGCCGATCAAGCTGCAGAAGGACTCGAAGATCCGCCGCGTGGTATTGTGCTCCGGCAAGGTCTACTACGACCTTTACGAAGAGCGCGAAAAGCGCGGCATAGACGATGTCTATCTTCTGCGTGTCGAGCAGCTTTATCCATTCCCGGCAAAAGCCCTGATCACCGAGCTCTCCCGCTTCCGCAATGCGGAAATGGTCTGGTGTCAGGAAGAGCCCAAGAACATGGGCGCCTGGGCATTCATCGATCCCTATCTGGAATGGGTCCTCGCGCATATCGATGCCAAGCATCAGCGCGTCCGTTACACCGGACGTCCTGCTGCAGCCTCGACGGCAACGGGCCTGATGTCCAAACACCTTGCACAGCTTGAAGCATTCCTTGAAGATGCTTTGGGTTCATAA
- a CDS encoding TraB/GumN family protein, which translates to MNDTNNLTSLDHIADSLLRLCLVLSWLLLASLFVVASSVTRAGAEEVSCGGHDLIAEMARTNPAKLDALRKEAAETVNGKGLLWKIEKSGTQPSYLYGTMHLTDPRVLKLSDAAEAAYRGAGTVVIETDEVLDPKAPMKVMAETPELMMFMDGNTLDKIIPQDELETVRTALSERGISLAAVNRMQPWMLTSMLAMPACEFARKKEGAAFLDIKLAEDAKAQGKQIAGLETIKDQLGAMASLPTQFHIDGLIETLTLGSKLPDVFETMTVLYTQGDIGMIFPLMRSVSPDTTSGANYAEFEEKMVNARNRTMAERAVPIVAKGNAFIAVGALHLPGEQGLVSLLRSKGYTVTAD; encoded by the coding sequence ATGAACGACACCAATAATCTCACTTCGCTTGATCATATAGCAGATAGCTTGCTGCGGCTTTGCCTCGTACTGAGCTGGCTGCTCTTGGCTTCGCTCTTCGTGGTGGCCTCTAGCGTGACACGCGCTGGGGCCGAAGAGGTCTCGTGCGGCGGCCATGATCTGATTGCGGAAATGGCAAGGACCAATCCGGCAAAGCTTGATGCCTTGCGGAAGGAGGCCGCGGAGACCGTAAACGGCAAGGGTCTGCTGTGGAAGATAGAGAAATCCGGAACACAACCATCCTATCTCTATGGCACGATGCATCTGACCGATCCGCGCGTACTCAAGCTTTCCGATGCGGCTGAAGCCGCCTATCGGGGTGCTGGCACTGTCGTCATAGAAACAGATGAGGTCCTCGACCCGAAGGCCCCAATGAAGGTCATGGCCGAAACGCCGGAACTGATGATGTTCATGGACGGCAATACGCTGGACAAGATCATTCCCCAGGACGAGCTTGAGACGGTCAGGACTGCGCTGTCAGAGCGGGGTATCTCGCTTGCCGCGGTCAATCGGATGCAGCCCTGGATGCTGACCAGCATGCTCGCCATGCCGGCATGCGAGTTCGCCCGCAAGAAGGAAGGCGCAGCTTTTCTCGATATCAAGCTGGCGGAAGACGCCAAGGCACAAGGCAAGCAGATTGCCGGTCTTGAGACCATCAAGGATCAACTCGGCGCCATGGCGTCGCTGCCAACACAGTTTCACATCGACGGATTGATCGAGACACTGACACTCGGGTCGAAACTGCCGGATGTCTTCGAAACGATGACCGTACTTTATACCCAAGGCGATATCGGCATGATCTTTCCCTTGATGCGTTCGGTATCTCCCGACACCACAAGTGGCGCGAATTATGCCGAGTTCGAGGAGAAGATGGTCAATGCGCGCAACCGGACCATGGCAGAGCGTGCCGTGCCAATCGTAGCCAAGGGCAATGCTTTCATAGCAGTCGGCGCACTGCACCTGCCCGGCGAGCAAGGTCTTGTTTCACTGCTGAGAAGCAAAGGCTACACAGTCACCGCAGACTGA
- the odhB gene encoding 2-oxoglutarate dehydrogenase complex dihydrolipoyllysine-residue succinyltransferase, with protein MATEIRVPTLGESVSEATIGKWFKNVGDAIAVDEPLVELETDKVTIEVPASSAGSLAEITAKEGDTVEVGALLGMIGSGDGAAAAPAKKAEAKPEATAQASGSAAAASTKEAEAKTAEVAGEPAITERKPSEMPASPAASKILAEKGVSLSQVEGSGKRGQVLKGDVLDAVAKGITAQSAAAEASKPVAARPASSADDASREERVKMTRLRQTIARRLKDAQNTAAMLTTYNEVDMSAVMDLRNRYKEIFEKKHGVKLGFMGFFTKAVTHALKEVPSVNAEIDGNDIIYKNFAHVGVAVGTDRGLVVPVVRNADQMSIAEIEKEIGRLGKAARDGALSMADMQGGTFTISNGGVYGSLMSSPILNAPQSGILGMHKIQDRPVVVGGQIVIRPMMYLALSYDHRIVDGKEAVTFLVRVKESLEDPERLVLDL; from the coding sequence ATGGCCACCGAAATCCGCGTCCCAACGCTGGGCGAATCCGTTTCCGAAGCGACAATTGGCAAATGGTTTAAAAATGTCGGCGATGCGATTGCCGTTGACGAGCCTCTGGTCGAACTCGAAACCGACAAGGTGACGATCGAGGTGCCGGCATCTTCTGCCGGCTCGCTCGCTGAAATCACTGCAAAGGAGGGTGATACGGTCGAAGTCGGTGCCCTGCTTGGTATGATCGGTTCCGGTGATGGCGCTGCAGCGGCTCCTGCCAAGAAGGCGGAGGCAAAGCCGGAAGCTACCGCGCAGGCCTCGGGCAGTGCTGCTGCTGCTTCGACCAAGGAAGCAGAAGCAAAGACCGCCGAAGTCGCCGGTGAGCCGGCCATTACCGAACGCAAACCAAGCGAGATGCCGGCTTCCCCTGCTGCGTCCAAGATTCTTGCCGAGAAAGGCGTTTCCCTCTCTCAGGTCGAGGGGTCCGGCAAGCGTGGACAGGTGCTCAAGGGTGATGTGCTCGATGCCGTTGCCAAAGGCATCACGGCCCAGTCCGCCGCAGCGGAAGCATCCAAGCCTGTTGCGGCTCGTCCCGCATCGTCTGCCGACGACGCGTCGCGCGAAGAGCGGGTGAAAATGACCCGTCTGCGTCAGACAATTGCGCGCCGGTTGAAGGATGCACAGAACACTGCCGCCATGCTGACCACCTATAATGAGGTGGATATGTCGGCTGTCATGGATCTGCGCAATCGCTACAAGGAAATTTTCGAGAAGAAGCATGGCGTCAAGCTCGGCTTCATGGGCTTTTTCACCAAGGCCGTAACGCACGCGCTGAAGGAAGTGCCATCGGTCAACGCCGAAATCGACGGCAACGATATCATCTACAAGAACTTCGCTCACGTTGGCGTCGCTGTCGGCACGGACCGGGGTCTTGTCGTTCCGGTCGTGCGCAATGCTGACCAGATGTCGATCGCCGAGATCGAAAAGGAAATCGGCCGCCTCGGCAAGGCTGCACGTGATGGCGCGCTGTCCATGGCTGACATGCAGGGCGGCACATTCACCATTTCCAACGGCGGCGTCTACGGCTCCCTGATGTCCTCGCCGATCCTCAATGCTCCCCAGTCGGGCATTCTTGGCATGCACAAGATCCAGGATCGCCCGGTGGTTGTCGGCGGGCAGATCGTTATTCGTCCGATGATGTATCTGGCGCTGAGCTACGATCATCGCATCGTCGATGGCAAGGAAGCCGTGACGTTCCTTGTTCGCGTCAAGGAAAGCCTCGAGGATCCGGAGCGTCTTGTTCTCGATCTTTAA